Genomic DNA from Acidisoma sp. PAMC 29798:
CTGGGTGCCGACGCTGCCGGTGCTGCCCAAGATACTGACGGTCTTCACGTCTGCGGTCTTCATTGCCACAGTAATACTCCCTCTCCGATGGCGGCGGCGACAAGCGCCGCCACGGGCGCTGCGGTCAACATGCCATCCAGCCTATCGAGCAAACCGCCATGCCCTGGAATCGAGCGACCCGAATCCTTGACCCCGAAATGCCGCTTGAGCCCGCTTTCGAGCAAGTCGCCGATCTGCGAAGCGGCGCCCAAAATGACGGCAATCAGCACGCAATGCGCCACCGCGATGGGCCCGCCCGCCCAGAGTGCGACGCCATAGCCAACGAGACCGGCCGCCAATAGGCCGCCGATTGCGCCTGAGCGGGTTTTACCGGGCGAGATCTGGGGCGCGAGCTTCGGGCCGCCGACCAGACGGCCGACCAGATAGGCGCCGATATCGCTCGACCAAATGATGAGCACCAGGAACAGCATATCCCACCGCCCGACCAGCGGCACATGCCGCAGCCGGACCATGGCGATCGCCGCCGGAGCGACATAGACGAAACCGGCGACCAGCCAAAGCGCATGGCGGTCCCGTCCGAACAGCACGTACCCGAGTGCCGCGAGACAGGCGGCCAGAAAAAGGGCGGCGGGCGCGCCGGCGGCCATGGCCACGATCGGAACGGCACCCATGCCCACAGGCAGCAGGATCACGGGCCATCGGCGCGGTTCATCGCCGTTCATCCCCGCCCATTCGGCCGCACATCCGGCCGCACCAAGGGCGACCAGAAGCGCCCATGGTCCCTTACCAAGCCAAAGGCAGGCCAAGGCCAGCGGCGCCAGGATGGCGGCGGAACTGATGCGCTTGCCAAGGTCACCCCATCGCCGGCCACGCTTCGGGTCGTTCGCCCCGGCGGCGCGGTCAGTCGACGTTGGCACCGTAGCGCCGCTCTCGCCGTCCGAATTCCGCCAGGGCGACCGTCAGATCCTGGGCGCAGAAATCCGGCCACAGCACATCGAGGAAGACCAGCTCGGCATAGGCGCATTCCCACAGCAGAAAGTTGGACAGCCGCTGCTCGCCACTGGTGCGGATCAGAAGATCGGGATCAGGCATCGCGGAGGTCGAGAGGAAGCGGCAGAAACCATCCTCGTCCAACGTCTCCGGATCGATCTCACCGGCCTTGGCGGCACGGGCGACATCGCGCGCGGCGGCCAGGATATCGGTCCGGCCGCCATAGGACAGGGCGATCGTCAAATTCAGGCGACGGTTGTCGGCGGTGTGCCGCTCGGCGCGGTCGAACTCAGCGCGCAGTTCGGGTGAAAAACGCCCACGCTCCCCGATCACCCGAAAGCGCACGCCGTTCTCACCCAATTCCTTGAGTTCGCTGCGAAGATATTGCCGCAGGAGAGTCGTGAGGTCGGTCACCTCCGCGGCAGGCCGGCGCCAATTCTCACTGCTGAAGGCATAGAGCGTCAGCCATTCGATCCCGGAGTCGATCGCGGCCTCGATGCAACGCCGCACTGCCTTGGCGCCGGCATGATGGCCCGCGACGCGCGGCAGGCCCCGCGCCTTCGCCCAACGCCCATTGCCGTCCATGATGAGGGCGACATGGCACGGCACTGCGGCGGCGCCGCCACCGGCTTTTGCACGAGGCGCCTCCGCCCGTATCGCGGCGGTCGACAGGTCAGAGGCCATGGCGCTTGTCACAACGACCTGCGCTCATACCTGACGAATCTCACGATCTTTTTCGGCGGCAACCTCATCGACGCGCTTCACGAAGCTGTCGGTCAGCTTCTGCACTTCCTCGGACCAATCCGACGCCTCATCCTTGCTGATCAGGCTTTTCTTCTCCGCCGCCTTGATCTGCTCCATCCCATCACGCCGCACGCCGCGCACCGCGATACGCGCGCCTTCGGCATAGCGATTGGCGGCCTTTGCCAGTTCGACGCGACGCTCACCCGTCAACTGCGGAATGGGCACGCGCACGATCTGGCCGTCACCGCTGGGATTGAGGCCCAGGCCAGAATCGCGAATGGCGGCGACCACGGCATTGACCAGGCTGCGATCCCAGACCTGGACCGTGATCATGCGCGCTTCCGGCACCGCAATCGTGCCGACCTGGGTCAGCGGCGTGCTGGTGCCATAGGCCTCGACCTGCACCGGCTCCAACAAGGCGGGGCTCGCACGACCGGTGCGCAAGCCGCTGCAATCCTTGCGCAGCGTCTCGATCGCGCCCTCCATACGGCGGGACAGATCCTGCTTGATGCTATTCAGGTCAGTTGCCACAGGGTCCTCCTCCGTCAGACGTCGCGAATCATCGTATAGGCACCCTCGCCCCGCATGACCGAGGCGAAGGCCCCCACGCGGTGAAGGTTGAACACCAGGATCGGGAGGTGGCTTTCCCGCGCCAGGCTGATCGCCGCCGCATCCATCACAGCCAGATCCTGGGACAGCACGTCCAGATAGGTCAGCGTGTCGTAGCGCTTCGCATCTGGGATCTTATGGGGATCGGCGGAATAGACACCATCGACCTGAGTGCCCTTGAGCAGAGCCTCACAGCCCATCTCAGCGGCGCGCAAGGCGGCGGCCGTATCGGTCGTGAAGAAGGGGTTGCCGGTGCCCGCCGCGAAGATCACGATCCGGCCCTTTTCCATGTGGCGCTGGGCGCGCCTGCGAATATAGGGCTCGCAGAGGCTGGCCATGGGGATGGCGGATTGCACCCGCGTGGGCAGCCCTGCCCGCTCCAGCGCGCTCTGCATGGCGAGGGCATTCATCACCGTGGCGAGCATGCCCATGTAATCGGCCTGGGCGCGATCCATACCAGCCGCAGCACCGCGCACGCCCCGGAAGATATTACCGCCACCGATGACGAGGCAGACTTCGACGCCCATGGCGACAACAGCGCCGATATCCTGGGCGATTTGAACCATGGTCTGGGTATCGAGCCCATATTCGCCAGGCCCCATCAGCGCCTCACCCGAGAGCTTGAGGAGCACGCGCTTATAGAGAGGCTGACCGTCCATGTTGTCCTTGATCTTCAGCGCCTGCGGCGCATCCGGGCTTACAGCTCCGGCGCGCGCACCCTAAAGACAGGGCACTGGCGCCACAAGGGTCGTCAGAGTCGACGGGCGGAAGGGGGGTTTAGCCCCATCCCGCCTGTCGGTCCGACTCTCTATCTTAGACGACCGGTGCAAGACCCGCGGTTGCCGCCACTTCCGCGGCGAAATCCGTGACCTGCTTCTCGATGCCCTCACCCAGATGGAAGCGGTCGAAACCGACCAACTTCGCGCCGGACTTTGCAACGACCGCGCGCACCCGGCTTTCGCCGTCATGCACCCAGACCTGCTCAAGCAGAACGACTTCTTCGTAGTATTTCCGGATACGCCCTTCGACCATCTTTTCGATGATCGCCTCGGGCTTGCCGGACGCGCGCGCCTGCTCGCTCAGCACATCGCGCTCGCGCGCCAAGGCCTGCGGATCGACGGCATCGACATCGAGCGCATCGGGGCGGGTCGCAGCCACATGCATGCCGACCTGGCGGCCAAGCTGCTCCAAAGCCGCCAGCTCGCTCGGCGCTTCCAGCGCCACGAGAACGCCGATCTTGCCGAGGCCCGGCTTCAGGGCGTTATGCACATAGGTCGCAACCGTGCCGCTGCTGACCTTCAGCACGCGGACGCGGCGAATGGTCATATGCTCACCGATGGTCGCGACCATCTGCGTCAACTGCTCAGCCACGGAATGGCCGGTGCCGGGGAAGCTCGCGGCCTTGATGGCCTCGACATCTTCACCGACGTCGAGCGCGATCGTGGCGACCGTCGTGACGAAATCCTGGAAGGTTTCGTTGCGCGCGACGAAATCGGTCTCGGCATTGATCTCGACCATGGCGGCCACGTTCGGGCGGCTGGCGACGCCGATCAGCCCTTCCGCGGCAACGCGGCCAGACTTCTTGGCGGCGGCGGACAGGCCCTTCTTGCGCAGCCAGTCGATGGCGCCGTCGAGGTCGCCACCGGATTCGGTGAGCGCCTTCTTGCAGTCCATCATGCCCGCACCGGACTTCTCGCGCAGGTCTTTGACCAGAGCGGCGGTGATCTCAGCCATCGGGGATCTCCGTGTGTTTGGAGTGCTATTTTAGAGAGACAAAGCCGTGTTTGAGGTCAAATCGCCTGGCGATTCACCCTCAAACACGCTGTCTTCGGATCAGGCGTTCGCCGTCTCGGGCACGGTCTCAGAGGCCGTCTCGATCAAGGTCGCGTCCGAGACCGGCTCGAACTCGGCCGTCTCGGGCGAGGCTTCCATCGCCGGCTCGATCAGGATCTCGGAGGCGCCATCGGGCAGCAGCACCTCGGGAAGTTCCTCATCGGCGCCGATGTCACGGCCGGAGGCCGCCATCTCGGCACTGATACCATCCAGCACGGCGCCGGAGATCAGCTCGCAATACAGCATGATGGCGCGAATGGCGTCGTCATTGCCTGGGATCGGATAGGTGACGCCGGCCGGGTCGGAATTGCTGTCGAGGACGGCGATGACCGGGATGCCGAGCTTATTGGCTTCCTGAACGGCCAGCTTTTCCTTGTTCGTGTCGATGATGAACAGGATATCGGGCAAGCCGCCCATTTCCTTGATGCCACCGAGCGCACGCTCCAGCTTCTCCTGGTCGCGCGTGATCTCCAGGACCTCTTTCTTGGTGAGGCCGTGGATTTCGCCGCCGCCGATCATTTCCTCGATCTGGCGCAAGCGCTTGATGCTGGCGGTGATGGTCTTCCAGTTGGTCAGCATGCCGCCGAGCCAACGGTGGTTGACGTAATACTGGCCGCAACGGCGAGCGGACTCGGCCACATGGTCGGCAGCGGCGCGCTTGGTGCCGACGAACAGCACACGGCCGCCATTGGCCGTGGTGTCGCGAACGGCGCGCAGAGCGCGGTCCAGCAACGGCACGGTCTGCTGCAGATCGATGATATGGACCTGATTGCGGATACCGAACAGATACGGCGCCATGGCCGGGTTCCAGCGGCGGGTGTGATGTCCGAAGTGGACGCCTGCCTCAAGCAATTGACGCAAAGTGAAATCGGGCATCGCCATAGGCGTGCTCCTTTCCTGATGGTCCGGTTGATCCTCCGCGGGGCCGAGCCTTGGAGTGGCACCGGACCCGACCGAATAACCGGCCAGGATAGGCGCCCCGCGTGCGAATTACCCCGCCTCCAGACATGGAAGCGCGGGCGGCGCTGCTATCGCCCATCGTCGCTGTCATTGCAAGCGCGGGTCCGCGACAGAGGGGGCGACCCTGCCATCGATTTTTCTACGGTCAGGTATGGACTGCCTCCAAGAGGCATGCGTCGCAGTTATAGATATGGCAAGCAACGCCATGTAAGGGTTTCGTTTTAAAATGGGAGAGCCTGTGCCCAGCGAACAGACCTGTTCCGCCTGCCGTCAGGCTGAGGACGTGTTTCCGTTTTCGATGGCCTTCCAGCCCATCGTCGATATCGTGGAGCAGCGCATCGATGGGTTCGAGGCGCTTGTTCGCGGCCCTGCCGGCGAA
This window encodes:
- the frr gene encoding ribosome recycling factor → MEGAIETLRKDCSGLRTGRASPALLEPVQVEAYGTSTPLTQVGTIAVPEARMITVQVWDRSLVNAVVAAIRDSGLGLNPSGDGQIVRVPIPQLTGERRVELAKAANRYAEGARIAVRGVRRDGMEQIKAAEKKSLISKDEASDWSEEVQKLTDSFVKRVDEVAAEKDREIRQV
- the tsf gene encoding translation elongation factor Ts; this translates as MAEITAALVKDLREKSGAGMMDCKKALTESGGDLDGAIDWLRKKGLSAAAKKSGRVAAEGLIGVASRPNVAAMVEINAETDFVARNETFQDFVTTVATIALDVGEDVEAIKAASFPGTGHSVAEQLTQMVATIGEHMTIRRVRVLKVSSGTVATYVHNALKPGLGKIGVLVALEAPSELAALEQLGRQVGMHVAATRPDALDVDAVDPQALARERDVLSEQARASGKPEAIIEKMVEGRIRKYYEEVVLLEQVWVHDGESRVRAVVAKSGAKLVGFDRFHLGEGIEKQVTDFAAEVAATAGLAPVV
- the rpsB gene encoding 30S ribosomal protein S2 — protein: MAMPDFTLRQLLEAGVHFGHHTRRWNPAMAPYLFGIRNQVHIIDLQQTVPLLDRALRAVRDTTANGGRVLFVGTKRAAADHVAESARRCGQYYVNHRWLGGMLTNWKTITASIKRLRQIEEMIGGGEIHGLTKKEVLEITRDQEKLERALGGIKEMGGLPDILFIIDTNKEKLAVQEANKLGIPVIAVLDSNSDPAGVTYPIPGNDDAIRAIMLYCELISGAVLDGISAEMAASGRDIGADEELPEVLLPDGASEILIEPAMEASPETAEFEPVSDATLIETASETVPETANA
- the uppS gene encoding polyprenyl diphosphate synthase, translating into MASDLSTAAIRAEAPRAKAGGGAAAVPCHVALIMDGNGRWAKARGLPRVAGHHAGAKAVRRCIEAAIDSGIEWLTLYAFSSENWRRPAAEVTDLTTLLRQYLRSELKELGENGVRFRVIGERGRFSPELRAEFDRAERHTADNRRLNLTIALSYGGRTDILAAARDVARAAKAGEIDPETLDEDGFCRFLSTSAMPDPDLLIRTSGEQRLSNFLLWECAYAELVFLDVLWPDFCAQDLTVALAEFGRRERRYGANVD
- the pyrH gene encoding UMP kinase; amino-acid sequence: MDGQPLYKRVLLKLSGEALMGPGEYGLDTQTMVQIAQDIGAVVAMGVEVCLVIGGGNIFRGVRGAAAGMDRAQADYMGMLATVMNALAMQSALERAGLPTRVQSAIPMASLCEPYIRRRAQRHMEKGRIVIFAAGTGNPFFTTDTAAALRAAEMGCEALLKGTQVDGVYSADPHKIPDAKRYDTLTYLDVLSQDLAVMDAAAISLARESHLPILVFNLHRVGAFASVMRGEGAYTMIRDV
- a CDS encoding phosphatidate cytidylyltransferase yields the protein MPTSTDRAAGANDPKRGRRWGDLGKRISSAAILAPLALACLWLGKGPWALLVALGAAGCAAEWAGMNGDEPRRWPVILLPVGMGAVPIVAMAAGAPAALFLAACLAALGYVLFGRDRHALWLVAGFVYVAPAAIAMVRLRHVPLVGRWDMLFLVLIIWSSDIGAYLVGRLVGGPKLAPQISPGKTRSGAIGGLLAAGLVGYGVALWAGGPIAVAHCVLIAVILGAASQIGDLLESGLKRHFGVKDSGRSIPGHGGLLDRLDGMLTAAPVAALVAAAIGEGVLLWQ